A genome region from uncultured Desulfovibrio sp. includes the following:
- the hflX gene encoding GTPase HflX: MALLSRAIGRQLGLLIDRRGRVDMVIVGEAGSILIPELPRARAGAERLRGLRLLHTHLTPDLLSQEDLMDMLFLRLDAVIALTVNPAGDPVQWQSASLLPAAPALSGSGGTRAPYRLDPPRPWDQTAAHFAATAEALENELARQGDSTLQTAGRPRAVLVSVASLPRLTQEQHLDELAELARTAGLDVAGRMVQRVAQVNPKFILGKGKMAELEVLALQGNADTLIFDGELAPAQLHNLADITERKVLDRTQLILDIFAQHAVTRAGKLQVELAQLRYTLPRLTGRNRAMDRLMGGIGGRGPGETKLETDRRRSRERMARIHRELEQLRRQRAFTREHRSRRGIPLAALVGYTNAGKSTLLNSLTRSTVLAENKLFATLDPTTRRLRFPAEREIILADTVGFIRNLPRELMDAFRATLEELEAADLLLHVADASHPDLLQQLSAVETILEELGLHHVPRLLVLNKWDALPAPVRADLLDAFPTALPVSAKTGSGLKTLLRELEIHLMPVAPDALPVPNAPALLQ; encoded by the coding sequence ATGGCGCTGCTGTCGCGGGCCATCGGGCGGCAGCTTGGCCTGCTCATTGACAGGCGTGGCCGCGTGGACATGGTGATCGTGGGCGAAGCGGGCAGCATCCTCATTCCGGAGCTGCCGCGCGCCCGCGCCGGTGCCGAACGTCTGCGCGGCCTGCGTCTGCTGCATACCCACCTCACACCGGACCTGCTCAGCCAGGAAGACCTCATGGACATGCTCTTCCTGCGTCTGGATGCGGTCATCGCCCTGACGGTCAATCCCGCCGGCGACCCGGTGCAGTGGCAGTCCGCCAGCCTGCTGCCCGCCGCGCCTGCCCTGTCCGGCAGTGGTGGCACACGGGCGCCCTACCGCCTGGATCCGCCCCGTCCCTGGGATCAGACAGCAGCCCACTTTGCGGCCACAGCCGAAGCCCTGGAAAACGAGCTGGCCCGTCAGGGAGACAGCACCCTTCAGACCGCGGGCAGACCACGGGCCGTTCTGGTTTCCGTGGCCTCGCTGCCGCGCCTCACCCAGGAGCAGCATCTGGATGAACTGGCCGAACTGGCCCGCACTGCCGGCCTGGATGTGGCCGGACGCATGGTGCAACGGGTGGCCCAGGTCAATCCCAAGTTCATCCTGGGCAAAGGCAAGATGGCGGAACTGGAAGTGCTGGCCCTGCAGGGCAATGCCGACACCCTGATCTTTGACGGCGAACTGGCGCCGGCCCAGCTGCACAATCTGGCGGACATCACGGAACGCAAGGTGCTGGACCGTACCCAGCTCATCCTTGATATCTTTGCCCAGCACGCCGTGACCCGGGCCGGCAAACTCCAGGTGGAGCTGGCCCAGCTGCGCTATACCCTGCCCCGGCTCACCGGCAGGAATCGCGCCATGGACCGGCTCATGGGCGGCATCGGCGGACGCGGCCCCGGCGAAACCAAGCTGGAAACAGACCGCCGCCGCAGCCGCGAGCGCATGGCCCGCATCCACAGGGAACTGGAACAGCTGCGCCGCCAGCGGGCCTTCACCCGCGAGCACCGCTCCCGCCGGGGCATTCCCCTGGCCGCCCTGGTGGGCTACACCAATGCGGGCAAGTCCACCCTGCTCAACAGCCTTACCCGCTCAACGGTCCTGGCCGAAAACAAGCTCTTTGCCACGCTGGACCCCACCACCCGGCGCCTGCGCTTTCCTGCCGAGCGGGAAATCATTCTGGCCGATACCGTGGGCTTCATCCGCAATCTGCCCCGAGAACTCATGGATGCCTTCCGGGCCACCCTGGAAGAGCTGGAAGCCGCCGACCTCCTGCTACACGTGGCCGATGCCTCCCATCCCGACCTGCTCCAGCAGCTGAGCGCCGTGGAGACCATTCTGGAAGAACTGGGCCTGCACCACGTACCGCGCCTGCTGGTGCTCAACAAGTGGGACGCCCTGCCCGCGCCCGTGCGGGCGGACCTGCTGGATGCCTTTCCCACGGCACTGCCCGTTTCGGCCAAAACCGGCAGCGGCCTGAAAACCCTGCTGCGGGAGCTGGAAATTCACCTCATGCCCGTTGCGCCCGACGCTCTGCCGGTACCCAACGCCCCGGCGCTGCTCCAGTAG
- the rfbG gene encoding CDP-glucose 4,6-dehydratase produces the protein MFANCYKGRRVLITGHTGFKGSWLAAWLLQLGAEVAGFADTVPTTPSHFDAIRLDQHITDLRGDIRDRDAVVRAITTFKPDVVFHLAAQPLVRLSYDKPALTFETNMLGTLNVLEALRQCPQVQAAVFITSDKCYRNDEWVWGYRETDHLGGADPYSASKGCAEIVAHSYFQSFFGKDGPACATTRAGNVIGGGDWALDRIVPDCARAWAEDRAVQIRSPWATRPWQLVLEPLSGYLWLGAHLLGARSGPFSVRGEAYNFGPAADVNNTVAEVVAALGTHWPGFRSQSDPAAQASVKECTLLKLCCDKALAHLGWKATLTFEETIRFTAQWYHRYYRGDGGKNGASLLDFSLGQIAAYVNAAEQRNQLWVC, from the coding sequence ATGTTTGCCAACTGCTACAAGGGCCGCCGTGTTCTCATCACCGGCCACACCGGATTCAAGGGATCGTGGCTTGCTGCGTGGCTGCTCCAGCTGGGCGCCGAGGTGGCGGGCTTTGCCGACACGGTTCCCACCACGCCCTCGCATTTTGACGCCATCCGCCTTGACCAGCACATCACCGACCTGCGCGGCGACATCCGCGACCGGGATGCCGTGGTCCGCGCCATCACCACCTTCAAACCCGATGTTGTCTTTCATCTGGCAGCCCAGCCGCTGGTGCGCCTGTCCTATGACAAGCCGGCCCTGACCTTTGAAACCAATATGCTGGGCACGCTCAACGTGCTGGAAGCCCTGCGGCAGTGCCCGCAGGTCCAGGCCGCCGTCTTCATCACCTCGGACAAGTGCTACCGCAACGACGAATGGGTCTGGGGCTACCGCGAAACCGACCACCTGGGCGGGGCCGATCCCTATTCGGCGTCCAAGGGCTGCGCGGAAATTGTGGCCCATTCCTATTTCCAGAGCTTTTTCGGCAAGGACGGCCCGGCCTGCGCCACCACCCGGGCCGGCAATGTCATCGGCGGCGGCGACTGGGCACTGGACCGCATTGTGCCGGACTGCGCCCGGGCCTGGGCCGAAGACCGCGCCGTGCAGATTCGCAGCCCCTGGGCCACTCGCCCGTGGCAGCTGGTGCTGGAACCGCTCTCCGGCTATCTGTGGCTGGGCGCGCACCTGCTGGGTGCCCGCAGCGGCCCCTTCAGCGTGCGCGGCGAAGCCTACAACTTCGGGCCTGCGGCGGATGTGAACAATACCGTGGCCGAAGTGGTGGCAGCCCTGGGCACGCACTGGCCGGGCTTCCGCAGCCAGTCGGACCCCGCCGCCCAGGCCAGCGTGAAGGAATGCACCCTGCTCAAGCTCTGCTGTGACAAGGCCCTGGCCCATCTGGGCTGGAAAGCCACCCTCACCTTTGAGGAAACCATCCGCTTCACGGCCCAGTGGTATCACCGCTATTACCGCGGCGACGGCGGCAAGAACGGCGCTTCGCTGCTGGATTTCAGCCTGGGGCAGATAGCGGCCTACGTCAACGCGGCCGAACAGCGCAACCAGCTCTGGGTCTGCTAG
- a CDS encoding DMT family transporter gives MNRTHLVAHLVAGMTILVWGATFVSTKVLLEAFSPVEILFLRFSLGALALAIASPHRLHVRSWREEGLFMLAGLCGVTLYFLCENVALTHTLAANAAVLVSTAPFLTALLARFLLGESLRSSFFVGFVCALGGVICISINSGAVLRLNPLGDFLAFLAALTWALYSIFTRKIGQCGYNMVQATCRIFCWGLLFMLPVLPLAQVRLTDVQRFADPVMLGNLLFLGLGASALCFATWNFSIKILGAVKTSVYIYMVPVVAVITSMLILHEPFTWLAALGMFLILLGLGISESRFSLRRH, from the coding sequence ATGAACAGGACGCATCTGGTGGCCCATCTGGTGGCGGGCATGACCATCCTTGTCTGGGGGGCAACCTTTGTCTCCACCAAGGTGCTGCTGGAGGCCTTCAGCCCGGTGGAGATTCTCTTTCTGCGCTTTTCCCTGGGCGCCCTGGCCCTGGCCATTGCCAGCCCGCACCGCCTGCACGTGCGGAGCTGGCGGGAAGAGGGGCTGTTCATGCTGGCCGGCTTGTGCGGCGTGACCCTGTATTTTCTCTGCGAAAATGTGGCCCTGACCCATACGCTGGCAGCCAATGCCGCCGTGCTGGTTTCCACCGCGCCCTTTCTCACGGCGCTGCTGGCGCGTTTTCTGCTGGGGGAGAGTCTGCGCTCCAGTTTCTTTGTGGGTTTTGTCTGTGCCCTGGGCGGGGTCATCTGCATCAGCATCAACAGCGGCGCCGTGCTGCGCCTCAACCCGCTGGGGGACTTTCTGGCCTTTCTGGCCGCGCTGACCTGGGCGCTCTATTCCATCTTCACCCGCAAGATCGGCCAGTGCGGCTACAATATGGTGCAGGCCACCTGCCGCATTTTCTGCTGGGGGCTGCTGTTCATGCTGCCCGTGCTGCCGCTGGCGCAGGTGCGCCTTACTGATGTGCAGCGCTTTGCCGACCCTGTCATGCTGGGCAATCTGCTCTTTCTTGGCCTGGGGGCGTCGGCCCTGTGCTTTGCCACCTGGAATTTTTCCATCAAGATACTGGGCGCCGTGAAGACCAGCGTCTATATCTACATGGTGCCGGTGGTGGCGGTGATTACCTCCATGCTCATTCTGCACGAGCCCTTTACCTGGCTGGCAGCGCTGGGCATGTTCCTCATTCTGCTGGGACTGGGCATTTCCGAAAGCCGCTTTTCCCTGAGGCGGCACTGA
- a CDS encoding YkgJ family cysteine cluster protein: MIPDLSPIFRRYVALRDQADAVFATVRDKYPQCVACKEGCSDCCHALFDLPLVEAMYINKAFQEHFGYGSQRSAILERASETDRHLTRLKRELFREEKAGKELNDIMDEAARIKSRCPLLGDDDRCLLYAERPITCRIYGVPTSIGGQGHVCGFAAFEKGKNYPTVKLEKIQDQLTQMSRDIASTVKSRFKELHDVYVPLSMALLTRYDETYLGIGPAKRED; this comes from the coding sequence ATGATACCTGATCTTTCCCCCATTTTCCGCCGCTACGTGGCCCTGCGTGACCAGGCCGATGCGGTCTTTGCCACCGTGCGCGACAAGTACCCCCAGTGCGTTGCCTGCAAGGAAGGCTGCAGCGACTGCTGCCATGCCCTTTTTGACCTGCCGCTGGTGGAAGCCATGTATATCAACAAGGCCTTTCAGGAGCATTTCGGCTACGGCAGCCAGCGTTCCGCCATTCTGGAACGCGCCTCCGAAACGGACCGTCACCTCACCCGGCTCAAGCGTGAACTCTTCCGCGAGGAGAAGGCAGGCAAAGAGCTCAATGACATCATGGACGAAGCCGCGCGCATCAAGTCGCGCTGCCCCCTGCTGGGCGATGATGACCGCTGCCTGCTCTATGCCGAACGGCCCATCACCTGCCGCATTTACGGCGTCCCCACCTCCATCGGCGGACAGGGCCATGTCTGCGGCTTTGCCGCCTTTGAAAAGGGCAAGAACTATCCCACCGTCAAGCTGGAAAAGATTCAGGACCAGCTCACCCAGATGAGCAGGGACATCGCCAGCACCGTCAAGAGCCGCTTCAAGGAACTGCACGATGTCTACGTGCCCCTGTCCATGGCGCTGCTTACCCGCTATGACGAAACCTACCTGGGCATCGGCCCGGCCAAGCGCGAGGACTAG
- a CDS encoding ferredoxin, with translation MGYNVTVDNDKCVGCGECVDVCPVEVYELKDGKSEPTNAEECLGCESCVEVCEHSAITVEEN, from the coding sequence ATGGGCTACAATGTGACTGTCGATAATGACAAATGCGTGGGCTGTGGCGAATGCGTGGACGTTTGCCCCGTGGAAGTGTACGAACTGAAGGACGGCAAGTCCGAACCGACCAACGCTGAAGAATGCCTGGGCTGCGAATCCTGCGTGGAAGTGTGCGAGCACAGCGCCATTACCGTTGAAGAAAACTAG
- a CDS encoding dTDP-4-dehydrorhamnose 3,5-epimerase family protein gives MLPRCVTAHTAPALPVEAQGTGIDGAWLQPLRLIPTEGGPVLHMLRPDAPLRPGQPCPAPAASGPLELGELYFSEVQPGHIKGWKRHSRQTQLFAVPSGRMRLVLYDERQASPTRGALVALELGRPDAYALLRVPVGVWYAFAAMGHSPALLCNGADIPHDPQEGERLPLGDPRIPYAWEDFPVQG, from the coding sequence ATGCTTCCCCGCTGTGTAACGGCCCATACCGCGCCTGCCCTGCCGGTAGAGGCTCAGGGCACGGGCATTGACGGCGCCTGGCTACAGCCCCTGCGGCTCATTCCCACAGAGGGCGGCCCGGTGCTGCACATGCTGCGGCCCGACGCTCCTCTGCGTCCCGGCCAGCCCTGCCCGGCGCCGGCAGCCAGCGGCCCGCTGGAACTGGGAGAACTCTACTTCTCCGAAGTGCAGCCGGGGCACATCAAGGGCTGGAAACGCCACAGCCGCCAGACGCAGCTTTTTGCCGTGCCGTCCGGACGCATGCGCCTTGTGCTCTATGACGAAAGGCAGGCTTCGCCCACCCGGGGCGCGCTGGTGGCCCTGGAACTGGGCCGCCCCGATGCCTATGCCCTGCTGCGCGTGCCCGTGGGCGTCTGGTATGCCTTTGCCGCCATGGGCCATTCCCCGGCCCTGCTCTGCAATGGCGCCGACATTCCCCATGATCCCCAGGAGGGCGAAAGGCTGCCCCTGGGCGACCCGCGCATTCCCTATGCCTGGGAGGACTTCCCCGTTCAGGGCTGA
- a CDS encoding tetratricopeptide repeat protein, with product MKKSYDDIDEYIADLKAEIEANEQCANHHYNLGLALLSKRDFMGAEASFLDAVRNSPHLAEAYVQLGGICLERGDLEGCLRYNEEAANCRAKFPVPWSNIAFVHLQRGEPDKAITALNKALKWDPDFLQAKNALATAYYMKQNWEACEKLCTEIITKEPAFAPAWNNLALARFEQGKYADAREAVNEAVKLGFDVPQGFLDELAQQGV from the coding sequence ATGAAAAAAAGCTACGACGACATCGACGAATACATTGCCGATCTCAAGGCCGAAATCGAAGCCAACGAGCAGTGCGCCAACCATCACTACAATCTGGGACTGGCCCTGCTGAGCAAGCGCGACTTCATGGGCGCCGAGGCGTCCTTCCTGGATGCGGTGCGCAATTCGCCCCACCTGGCCGAAGCCTATGTGCAGCTGGGCGGCATCTGCCTGGAACGCGGCGATCTGGAAGGCTGCCTGCGCTATAACGAGGAAGCCGCCAACTGCCGTGCCAAGTTCCCCGTGCCGTGGAGCAATATCGCCTTTGTGCACCTGCAGCGCGGCGAACCCGACAAGGCCATCACCGCCCTGAACAAGGCCCTCAAGTGGGACCCCGACTTCCTCCAGGCCAAGAATGCCCTGGCCACTGCCTATTACATGAAGCAGAACTGGGAAGCCTGCGAAAAGCTCTGCACGGAAATCATCACCAAGGAACCCGCCTTTGCCCCGGCCTGGAACAATCTGGCCCTGGCCCGCTTTGAACAGGGCAAGTATGCCGACGCCCGCGAGGCCGTCAACGAGGCCGTCAAACTCGGCTTTGACGTGCCGCAGGGCTTCCTGGACGAACTGGCCCAGCAGGGCGTCTAG
- a CDS encoding YbaK/EbsC family protein yields the protein MQSLTDILSDMLTKNEADFALIHHNRPLISRSDAAQCFDLIKAAPVFILEADGELVALVTSAARGRIDLKALRDALGYASLRPADAETVLLRAGCAPGRVPLLGHGLPVIFDEVLLRHDYVYGKTGDVLCTLKIKPLDLMRLSAVVKRWPDPQGTPAGRLAEATFGRPEANKPA from the coding sequence ATGCAGTCCCTGACAGATATCCTGAGCGACATGCTCACGAAGAACGAAGCGGATTTTGCGCTTATTCACCATAACAGACCGCTCATTTCCCGAAGTGATGCGGCGCAGTGCTTTGACCTCATCAAGGCCGCACCGGTCTTTATCCTGGAAGCGGATGGCGAGCTGGTGGCGCTGGTGACCAGTGCTGCCAGGGGGCGCATTGACCTCAAGGCCCTGCGGGATGCGCTGGGCTATGCCAGCCTGCGCCCTGCGGATGCCGAAACCGTCCTGCTGCGTGCCGGCTGTGCGCCGGGACGGGTGCCCCTGCTGGGGCACGGCCTGCCCGTGATCTTTGACGAGGTGCTGTTGCGCCACGACTATGTCTACGGCAAGACCGGTGACGTGCTCTGCACGCTCAAGATCAAGCCCCTTGACCTCATGCGGCTGAGTGCCGTGGTCAAGCGCTGGCCCGATCCCCAGGGAACGCCGGCCGGGCGTCTGGCCGAAGCCACCTTTGGCCGGCCGGAGGCGAACAAGCCTGCCTAG
- a CDS encoding IMP cyclohydrolase, which yields MDMLPIRRAILSVTDKSGLVEFARFLTSHGVELVSTGGTQKALEAAGLPVTAVSTVTGFPEILGGRVKTLHPKIHAGILANKDDPQHMATLAEKGIRPFDLICVNLYDFAGAVERKLSLEQAVEEIDIGGPCMIRAAAKNFHSILVLPGPQWYARAQEELEANNMQVGLEFRQMLASRAFEATSRYDALISSYLRPGA from the coding sequence ATGGATATGCTTCCCATTCGTCGGGCCATCCTGAGCGTGACCGACAAGAGCGGCCTGGTGGAATTTGCCCGCTTTCTGACCTCCCACGGGGTGGAACTGGTCTCCACCGGCGGCACGCAGAAGGCTCTGGAAGCCGCCGGCCTGCCGGTGACGGCCGTGAGCACCGTCACGGGCTTTCCGGAAATCCTGGGCGGCCGGGTCAAGACCCTGCACCCCAAGATTCATGCGGGCATCCTGGCCAACAAGGATGACCCCCAGCACATGGCCACGCTGGCCGAAAAGGGTATCCGGCCCTTTGATCTCATCTGTGTCAATCTCTATGACTTTGCCGGCGCCGTGGAGCGCAAGCTCTCGCTGGAACAGGCCGTGGAGGAAATCGACATCGGCGGCCCCTGCATGATCCGCGCGGCGGCCAAGAACTTCCACAGCATTCTTGTGCTGCCCGGCCCCCAGTGGTACGCCCGGGCACAGGAAGAGCTGGAAGCCAACAATATGCAGGTGGGGCTGGAATTCCGTCAGATGCTCGCGTCGCGCGCCTTTGAGGCCACCTCGCGCTATGACGCCCTCATCAGCTCCTATCTGCGTCCGGGGGCCTAG
- the rfbF gene encoding glucose-1-phosphate cytidylyltransferase, with the protein MKVIIMCGGKGTRLREETAVKPKPMVEIGGRPVLWHIMSIYARFGYKDFILPLGYKGEVIKQYFHDYNIRNTDFTVNLKNGDITAHPTEIVDWRVTLCDTGQETLKGARLKRVARHIDTDRFMVTYGDGVADIDLNKLVEFHKQSGTIGTFTGVRMPSRFGTVRTDASGKILSWEEKPVLNEYINCGFFVFKREFLDYLSEDESCDLEKEPLQRLAAEGQLSMYPHPGQWQCMDTLRDSIKLNELWDSGKAFWL; encoded by the coding sequence ATGAAAGTCATCATTATGTGCGGTGGCAAAGGCACGCGCCTGCGCGAAGAAACAGCCGTCAAGCCCAAACCCATGGTGGAGATCGGCGGCCGGCCCGTGCTCTGGCACATCATGTCCATCTACGCCCGTTTCGGCTACAAGGACTTCATCCTGCCGCTCGGCTACAAGGGTGAAGTCATCAAGCAGTATTTTCACGACTACAATATCCGCAACACGGACTTCACGGTCAATCTGAAAAACGGCGACATCACGGCCCATCCCACGGAAATCGTGGACTGGCGCGTGACCCTGTGCGACACCGGACAGGAAACGCTCAAGGGCGCCCGCCTCAAGCGCGTGGCCCGGCACATTGACACGGACCGCTTCATGGTGACCTATGGCGACGGCGTGGCCGATATCGACCTGAACAAGCTGGTGGAATTTCACAAGCAGTCGGGTACCATCGGCACCTTTACCGGCGTGCGCATGCCCTCGCGTTTCGGCACGGTGCGCACCGACGCCAGCGGCAAAATCCTGTCCTGGGAAGAAAAGCCCGTGCTCAACGAATACATCAACTGCGGCTTCTTTGTCTTCAAGCGGGAGTTTCTGGACTATCTGAGCGAAGACGAGTCCTGCGATCTGGAAAAGGAACCGTTGCAGCGCCTGGCTGCCGAGGGGCAGCTCTCCATGTATCCGCACCCCGGCCAGTGGCAGTGCATGGATACCCTGCGCGACTCCATCAAGCTCAACGAACTCTGGGACAGCGGCAAGGCCTTCTGGCTGTAG
- a CDS encoding exodeoxyribonuclease III: MTIKLVSWNVNGLRAVSAKEDWRWFTESDAQVVALQETKASPDQLPPSLREPQGWHGHWASSVVRKGYSGVAVFSRMPALSVRAELPDPAWQGEGRLLHLEFEKFHFFNGYFPNGGAEELDAQGRPTGRFVRVPYKMGFFDAFVRYAQLCRKTKPVVVCGDFNIAHRPIDLARPRQNEKNTGFLPEERAFLDSFTALGYVDTFRHVHGEEKDRYSWWSYKTRARARNIGWRIDYFFVSEELTPAIRDAWIEDQVYGSDHCPVGLELDI; this comes from the coding sequence ATGACCATCAAACTTGTATCGTGGAATGTCAACGGCCTGCGGGCCGTATCCGCCAAGGAGGACTGGCGCTGGTTTACGGAGAGTGACGCCCAGGTGGTGGCCCTGCAGGAAACCAAGGCCAGCCCTGACCAGCTGCCCCCCAGTCTGCGGGAACCCCAGGGCTGGCACGGCCACTGGGCATCCAGCGTGGTCAGGAAGGGCTATTCCGGGGTGGCGGTTTTCAGCCGCATGCCGGCGCTGTCTGTCCGGGCAGAGCTGCCTGATCCTGCCTGGCAGGGGGAAGGCCGCCTGCTGCACCTGGAATTTGAAAAATTTCATTTTTTCAACGGATACTTTCCCAATGGCGGCGCCGAGGAACTGGATGCCCAGGGACGGCCCACGGGACGCTTTGTGCGCGTTCCCTACAAGATGGGCTTTTTTGACGCCTTTGTGCGCTATGCCCAGCTCTGCCGCAAGACCAAGCCCGTGGTGGTCTGCGGCGATTTCAATATTGCGCATCGGCCCATTGACCTGGCCCGCCCCCGCCAGAACGAGAAAAACACCGGCTTTCTGCCCGAAGAGCGCGCCTTTCTGGACAGCTTCACGGCGCTGGGCTATGTGGACACCTTCCGCCATGTGCACGGCGAGGAAAAGGACCGCTATTCGTGGTGGTCCTACAAGACCCGTGCCCGTGCCCGGAACATCGGCTGGCGCATCGACTACTTTTTTGTGTCCGAGGAATTGACGCCGGCCATCCGCGATGCCTGGATCGAGGATCAGGTCTACGGGTCGGATCATTGCCCCGTGGGGCTGGAGCTGGACATCTGA